Proteins encoded within one genomic window of Bacillus sp. F19:
- the mscL gene encoding large conductance mechanosensitive channel protein MscL — translation MLKEFKKFAIKGNVIDLAVGVIIGTAFGKIVTSLVNDIVMPLIGILLGGVNLSGLQYTFGDAPLKYGVFLQTVLDFFIIAFSVFLFIRLFERFKRKDEQKPVPTLTNEEKLLTEIRDLLKKDVQQEREY, via the coding sequence GCCATTAAAGGCAACGTTATTGATCTTGCAGTCGGGGTCATCATCGGTACAGCGTTTGGCAAAATAGTCACTTCTCTTGTGAATGACATTGTGATGCCGTTGATCGGAATCCTGCTCGGAGGAGTAAATCTTTCGGGGCTCCAGTATACATTTGGAGATGCTCCTTTAAAATACGGAGTATTTCTGCAGACCGTTCTCGATTTCTTTATCATTGCTTTCTCCGTGTTTTTATTCATTCGATTATTTGAACGGTTTAAACGAAAAGACGAGCAAAAGCCTGTGCCTACATTAACAAATGAAGAGAAGCTGCTGACAGAAATCCGTGATTTGCTGAAGAAGGATGTACAGCAGGAAAGAGAATATTAG
- a CDS encoding PspC domain-containing protein, whose product MKKLYRSRSKKMVGGVIGGLADYLSMDVTLLRILFVILLITTAFFPFSLIYLIMIFIVPNEGDVIKHD is encoded by the coding sequence ATAAAGAAATTATATAGATCCAGATCTAAAAAAATGGTTGGCGGTGTCATTGGAGGATTGGCCGATTACTTAAGCATGGACGTAACATTGCTCCGGATTTTATTTGTGATTTTGCTGATCACCACTGCCTTTTTTCCATTCAGTCTTATCTATTTGATTATGATCTTCATCGTGCCGAATGAGGGAGATGTCATTAAACATGATTAG
- a CDS encoding DUF4097 domain-containing protein, with product MKDQRKRILDLVEQGKLSASEALTLIEKLEEEYSHKESEMMTSLSADVFSKDSFVEKEKSSQSSLSAKLVTFIDTAVKKVKELDLDLNFGGSLNVQHIYQFKDAEIRDFDIQLINGSVNLQAWTQNDVRVECDAKVFRAENQELARETFMQNVDCSVDGSKFRFNTEKKTVKINMTLYVPEKQYELVKIKLFNGPIRGEDLNVRDFNAKTANGVISVLNFKGEKIEAETANGQIRLSNIEAAHTEAETINGLIQLNGKSERIDVQSFNGNIVVKLEDVGCQTLYAKTATGNVDVYIPENVKINGELKSNLGSVAADLKDLDVLFEKNETIQKELRVKSNTAGEQTMSVFADSKTGSILLKER from the coding sequence GTGAAGGACCAAAGAAAACGCATTTTGGATTTAGTTGAACAGGGAAAGCTGTCGGCAAGTGAAGCATTGACACTCATTGAAAAGCTGGAAGAGGAATACAGTCATAAAGAAAGCGAAATGATGACGTCGTTGTCTGCAGATGTTTTTTCAAAGGATTCTTTTGTTGAAAAAGAGAAATCCTCTCAATCTTCTCTTTCTGCAAAGCTTGTGACTTTTATTGATACAGCAGTGAAGAAGGTTAAGGAGCTTGATCTTGATTTAAACTTTGGCGGTTCTCTCAATGTTCAGCACATTTATCAGTTCAAGGATGCTGAGATCCGGGATTTTGATATTCAATTAATCAACGGAAGTGTGAATCTGCAGGCATGGACACAAAACGATGTTCGCGTCGAATGTGATGCAAAAGTATTCCGTGCGGAGAATCAGGAGCTTGCAAGAGAAACCTTTATGCAAAATGTTGATTGCTCAGTGGACGGTTCGAAGTTCCGTTTTAACACTGAAAAGAAAACAGTAAAAATCAATATGACCCTGTATGTTCCAGAAAAGCAGTATGAGCTTGTTAAAATTAAGCTGTTTAATGGGCCAATCAGAGGGGAAGATTTAAACGTAAGGGATTTTAATGCGAAAACGGCAAATGGTGTTATTTCTGTCCTGAATTTCAAGGGTGAAAAAATAGAAGCTGAAACAGCAAATGGTCAAATCCGGCTGTCAAACATCGAGGCAGCCCATACTGAAGCGGAAACAATAAATGGGCTCATCCAATTAAACGGGAAAAGCGAGAGAATTGATGTTCAAAGCTTTAATGGAAATATCGTCGTTAAGCTTGAGGATGTGGGATGTCAAACTCTGTATGCGAAAACGGCTACTGGGAACGTGGACGTTTATATTCCGGAAAACGTGAAAATCAATGGTGAACTTAAATCAAATTTAGGTTCAGTAGCTGCTGATTTAAAAGATCTTGATGTGCTTTTTGAGAAGAATGAGACGATTCAGAAGGAGCTGAGGGTCAAATCAAATACAGCAGGTGAACAAACCATGTCTGTTTTTGCAGATTCTAAAACAGGCTCCATTCTATTAAAAGAGAGGTAA
- a CDS encoding phage holin family protein, which translates to MIRWAISILVNALILIVVSGYFESFYISGVGAAILASLLISVLNVLVKPFLILLTLPVTVVTLGLFLFVINAITLMIAQGIMGDSFNIVGFGTAILASIVISLLHLLIQKGVIEPLRESKKK; encoded by the coding sequence ATGATTAGATGGGCAATCAGTATTTTGGTCAATGCCCTCATACTGATTGTTGTATCAGGGTACTTTGAATCGTTTTACATCAGCGGTGTAGGGGCCGCTATTCTTGCAAGCTTGCTTATATCTGTTTTAAATGTTTTAGTGAAGCCTTTTCTCATCCTGCTGACATTGCCGGTTACGGTGGTGACGCTTGGACTTTTCCTGTTTGTCATCAATGCGATTACTCTTATGATCGCGCAGGGGATTATGGGAGACTCCTTCAACATTGTTGGTTTTGGCACAGCGATCTTAGCTTCTATTGTGATTTCGCTGCTTCATTTGCTGATTCAAAAAGGCGTCATAGAACCGCTTAGAGAAAGTAAAAAGAAATAG